The Serratia rhizosphaerae genome has a segment encoding these proteins:
- a CDS encoding Maf family protein, whose product MQQLLLASTSPYRKMLLEKLHLPFITAAPQVDEAPLPGESAEALVLRLAAAKAQALADAYPDHLIIGSDQVCVLNGQITGKPHSEQQAGEQLRQASGNIVTFYTGLALYNSRTQHLQAVCEPYQVHFRPLGAEEIANYVRIEQPLNCAGSFKSEGLGIALFDKLTGRDPNALVGLPLITLLEMLRAEGVSPLA is encoded by the coding sequence ATGCAACAACTTCTTCTGGCCTCCACCTCCCCTTACCGCAAAATGCTGCTGGAAAAACTGCATTTACCCTTTATCACCGCCGCGCCGCAGGTGGATGAAGCCCCCCTGCCGGGCGAAAGCGCCGAAGCGCTGGTGCTGCGGTTGGCCGCCGCCAAGGCACAGGCGTTGGCGGACGCCTACCCCGATCACCTGATCATCGGTTCCGATCAGGTGTGCGTGCTGAACGGACAGATTACGGGCAAGCCGCACAGCGAGCAGCAGGCCGGTGAACAGCTGCGCCAGGCCAGCGGCAATATCGTCACCTTCTATACCGGCCTGGCGCTGTACAACAGCCGCACGCAGCATCTTCAGGCGGTCTGCGAGCCGTATCAGGTGCATTTCCGCCCTCTCGGCGCGGAGGAGATCGCCAACTATGTGCGTATCGAACAACCGCTGAACTGCGCGGGCAGTTTCAAAAGTGAGGGGCTGGGCATTGCCCTGTTCGACAAACTGACGGGCCGCGACCCCAACGCGCTGGTCGGACTGCCGCTGATTACCCTGCTGGAGATGTTGCGGGCCGAAGGGGTCAGCCCGCTGGCATAA
- the rluC gene encoding 23S rRNA pseudouridine(955/2504/2580) synthase RluC, whose translation MKTNNPAVQFITVSDDEAGQRIDNFLLARLKGVPKSMIYRIVRKGEVRVNKGRIKAEYKLAAGDVVRVPPVRVAEREDTPVSAKLDKVAALADCILYEDDHVLLLNKPSGTAVHGGSGLSFGVIEGLRALRPEARFLELVHRLDRDTSGVLLVAKKRSALRALHEQLRLKTMQKDYLALVRGQWQSHCKAVQAPLLKNILQSGERVVRVSSEGKPSETRFKVEERFAFATLVKASPITGRTHQIRVHTLHAGHPIACDDRYGDREFDRQLAPTGLKRLFLHAAALRFEHPASGETLRIEAPMDDQLRHCLKQLRKQAQQ comes from the coding sequence ATGAAAACGAACAATCCTGCAGTACAATTCATCACGGTTTCTGACGACGAAGCAGGTCAGAGAATCGACAATTTTCTGCTTGCCCGCCTGAAAGGCGTGCCGAAGAGCATGATTTACCGCATCGTGCGCAAGGGCGAGGTGCGGGTCAACAAAGGGCGCATCAAGGCGGAATACAAACTGGCGGCCGGCGACGTGGTGCGCGTACCGCCGGTGCGCGTGGCCGAACGTGAAGATACGCCAGTGTCCGCCAAACTGGATAAAGTGGCGGCGCTGGCCGACTGTATCCTGTATGAGGACGACCATGTGCTGCTGCTGAACAAACCGTCCGGCACGGCGGTGCATGGCGGCAGCGGCCTGAGCTTCGGCGTGATCGAAGGGCTGCGCGCGCTGCGTCCGGAGGCACGCTTCCTGGAGCTGGTGCATCGGCTGGATCGCGATACCTCCGGCGTGCTGCTGGTGGCGAAAAAACGCTCGGCGCTGCGTGCGCTGCATGAGCAGTTGCGGCTAAAAACCATGCAGAAGGATTACCTGGCGCTGGTGCGCGGCCAGTGGCAGTCCCACTGCAAAGCGGTGCAGGCGCCGCTGCTGAAGAATATTCTGCAAAGCGGCGAACGGGTGGTGCGGGTCAGCAGTGAAGGCAAACCGTCCGAAACCCGCTTCAAGGTCGAGGAGCGCTTCGCGTTCGCCACGCTGGTCAAGGCCAGCCCGATCACCGGGCGCACCCACCAAATCCGCGTGCATACGCTGCACGCCGGCCACCCGATCGCCTGTGACGATCGCTACGGCGACCGGGAATTTGACCGTCAGCTGGCGCCGACCGGTCTGAAACGGCTGTTCCTGCATGCGGCGGCGCTGCGCTTCGAACATCCGGCCAGCGGCGAAACGCTGCGTATTGAAGCGCCGATGGACGACCAGTTGCGCCACTGCCTGAAGCAGCTGCGCAAACAGGCGCAGCAGTAA
- the fabD gene encoding ACP S-malonyltransferase, whose amino-acid sequence MTQFAFVFPGQGSQTVGMLAELAAEFPVVEQTFSEASAALGYDLWQLVQQGPAEELNKTWQTQPALLAASVAIFRVWQQQGGKAPALMAGHSLGEYSALVCAGVLDFQEAVRLVELRGKLMQEAVPAGTGAMYAIIGLDNDAIAKACADAAEGQVVSPVNFNSPGQVVIAGNKEAVERAGAACKAAGAKRALPLPVSVPSHCALMKPAADKLAVALEAVTFNAPQVPVVNNVDVKIENDPQAIRSALVRQLYSPVRWTESVEFISAQGVSSLLEVGPGKVLTGLTKRIVDTMTAAAVNDPATLSTALAQ is encoded by the coding sequence ATGACGCAATTTGCTTTTGTTTTTCCGGGCCAGGGGTCGCAGACCGTTGGCATGCTGGCCGAACTGGCCGCTGAATTTCCCGTTGTTGAGCAGACGTTCAGCGAGGCATCCGCCGCGCTGGGCTACGATCTGTGGCAACTGGTGCAGCAGGGGCCGGCCGAAGAGCTGAATAAAACTTGGCAGACGCAGCCTGCGCTGCTGGCCGCCTCGGTGGCGATTTTCCGCGTATGGCAGCAGCAGGGCGGTAAAGCGCCGGCGCTGATGGCGGGCCACAGCCTGGGCGAATATTCTGCGCTGGTGTGCGCCGGCGTACTGGATTTCCAGGAAGCGGTGCGCCTGGTTGAGCTGCGCGGCAAACTGATGCAGGAAGCGGTGCCGGCAGGCACCGGCGCCATGTACGCAATTATCGGCCTGGACAATGACGCCATCGCCAAAGCCTGCGCTGATGCGGCTGAAGGCCAGGTGGTGTCTCCGGTCAACTTCAACTCGCCGGGCCAGGTGGTGATCGCCGGGAATAAAGAAGCGGTCGAACGCGCAGGCGCGGCCTGTAAAGCGGCCGGCGCCAAGCGCGCGCTGCCGCTGCCGGTCAGCGTGCCTTCCCACTGTGCGCTGATGAAGCCGGCGGCCGACAAACTGGCCGTCGCGTTGGAGGCGGTGACCTTCAATGCGCCGCAGGTCCCGGTGGTGAACAACGTCGACGTGAAGATCGAAAACGATCCGCAGGCGATCCGCAGCGCGCTGGTGCGTCAGCTGTACAGCCCGGTGCGTTGGACGGAAAGCGTAGAATTTATCTCAGCGCAGGGCGTGAGCTCTCTGCTGGAAGTCGGCCCGGGCAAGGTGCTCACCGGCCTGACCAAGCGCATCGTTGACACGATGACGGCGGCGGCGGTCAACGATCCCGCCACTCTGTCGACGGCGCTTGCACAATAA
- the acpP gene encoding acyl carrier protein: MSTIEERVKKIIVEQLGVKEDEVVNSASFVEDLGADSLDTVELVMALEEEFDTEIPDEEAEKITTVQAAIDFINASQQ, translated from the coding sequence ATGAGCACTATCGAAGAACGCGTTAAGAAAATCATTGTTGAGCAGCTGGGTGTTAAAGAGGACGAAGTGGTAAATAGCGCTTCTTTCGTTGAAGACCTGGGCGCCGATTCTCTTGACACCGTTGAACTGGTAATGGCACTGGAAGAAGAATTCGACACCGAGATTCCAGACGAAGAAGCTGAGAAAATCACTACTGTTCAGGCAGCTATTGATTTCATCAACGCTAGCCAGCAGTAA
- the plsX gene encoding phosphate acyltransferase PlsX, which translates to MTRLTLALDAMGGDFGPCVTVPASLQALASNLQLHLLLVGDPDAISPLLAKADPHLLERLHVVPATSVIAGDAKLSQAIRASRGTSMRVALELIKNGEAQACVSAGNTGALMGLAKLLLKPLDGIERPALMTVIPNQQHSKTVVLDLGANVECDSTMLVQFAVMGAVMAEEVVGIAQPRVALLNIGEEESKGLDNIREAAAVLRKTPTINYIGYLEGNDLLTGKTDVMVCDGFVGNVTLKTMEGVIRLFLSLLKSSGDGGRQTWWLKLLGRWLQKRVAKRFGHLNPDQYNGACLLGLRGTVIKSHGAANQKAFAVAIEQAVQAVQRQIPNRIAARLEAVLPKSD; encoded by the coding sequence TTGACTCGTCTAACCCTGGCGTTAGATGCTATGGGCGGGGACTTCGGTCCCTGCGTCACAGTGCCTGCTTCATTGCAGGCACTGGCCTCTAATTTACAACTCCATCTTCTGCTAGTCGGCGATCCCGACGCTATCTCTCCCTTACTCGCCAAAGCCGATCCGCATTTGCTGGAGCGTCTGCACGTCGTGCCCGCTACATCGGTAATCGCCGGCGACGCCAAGCTTTCTCAGGCGATCCGCGCCAGCCGCGGCACGTCTATGCGCGTGGCGCTGGAGCTGATAAAAAACGGTGAAGCGCAGGCGTGCGTCAGCGCCGGCAATACCGGCGCGCTGATGGGGCTGGCCAAACTGTTGCTCAAGCCGCTGGACGGCATTGAGCGTCCGGCGTTGATGACGGTGATCCCAAATCAGCAGCACAGTAAAACGGTGGTGCTCGATCTGGGCGCGAATGTGGAATGCGACAGCACGATGCTGGTGCAGTTTGCCGTGATGGGCGCCGTGATGGCGGAAGAGGTGGTCGGTATCGCACAGCCGCGCGTGGCGCTGCTGAATATCGGCGAAGAAGAGAGCAAAGGTTTAGATAATATTCGCGAAGCCGCCGCTGTATTAAGAAAAACTCCGACAATCAACTATATTGGTTATCTGGAAGGCAATGATCTGCTCACAGGTAAAACCGATGTTATGGTCTGCGACGGCTTTGTCGGCAATGTTACGCTGAAGACAATGGAAGGCGTAATAAGGCTATTTTTATCGCTGCTGAAATCGTCAGGTGACGGTGGCAGGCAGACGTGGTGGTTAAAATTGTTGGGCCGTTGGTTGCAAAAACGGGTGGCGAAACGCTTCGGCCACCTGAACCCCGACCAGTATAATGGTGCATGTCTGTTAGGATTGCGGGGCACCGTAATCAAGAGCCACGGCGCTGCGAACCAAAAGGCGTTTGCGGTAGCTATTGAACAGGCTGTGCAGGCGGTGCAGCGGCAAATCCCCAACCGGATTGCGGCGCGCCTTGAGGCTGTATTACCCAAGAGTGACTGA
- a CDS encoding beta-ketoacyl-ACP synthase III, protein MYTKILGTGSYLPVQVRTNADLEKMVDTSDEWIVTRTGIRERRIAAADESVATMGFQAASNALAMAGVAKEDVGLIIVATTTSSHAFPSSACQIQNMLGIKDCAAFDLAAACAGFTYALSVADQYIKNGAVKHALVIGADVLSRTLDPEDRGTIILFGDGAGAVLLGASEQPGILSTHLHADGHYGDLLTLAYKDRQDKDKPAYVTMAGNEVFKVAVTELAHIVDETLNANNLDRSELDWLVPHQANLRIISATAKKLGMGMDKVVVTLDRHGNTSAASVPAALDEAVRDGRIQRGQLVLLEAFGGGFTWGSALVRF, encoded by the coding sequence ATGTATACAAAGATTCTCGGTACGGGGAGTTATTTACCCGTACAAGTGCGCACCAATGCTGATTTAGAAAAAATGGTGGATACCTCGGACGAGTGGATTGTAACGCGTACCGGTATCCGTGAGCGTCGTATCGCTGCCGCTGATGAAAGCGTGGCGACCATGGGCTTCCAGGCGGCGTCCAATGCGCTGGCGATGGCCGGCGTGGCCAAGGAAGATGTCGGTCTGATTATTGTGGCGACCACCACATCCAGCCACGCCTTCCCGAGCTCCGCCTGCCAGATTCAGAATATGCTGGGCATTAAAGACTGCGCGGCGTTCGATCTGGCGGCGGCCTGCGCCGGGTTTACCTATGCGCTGAGCGTGGCCGATCAATACATCAAAAACGGTGCGGTGAAGCATGCGTTGGTGATTGGCGCTGACGTGCTGTCGCGTACGCTGGATCCTGAAGACCGCGGCACCATCATCCTGTTCGGCGATGGCGCGGGCGCGGTGCTGCTGGGGGCTTCCGAGCAGCCGGGCATCTTGTCCACCCATCTGCATGCGGACGGCCATTACGGCGATCTGTTGACGCTGGCGTACAAAGACCGTCAGGATAAAGACAAGCCGGCGTATGTCACCATGGCGGGCAATGAAGTCTTCAAAGTGGCGGTCACCGAACTGGCGCATATTGTCGATGAAACGCTGAACGCCAACAACCTGGATCGCAGCGAGCTGGACTGGCTGGTGCCGCATCAGGCCAACCTGCGCATCATCAGCGCGACGGCGAAAAAACTGGGTATGGGGATGGACAAAGTGGTGGTGACGCTCGACAGACACGGCAACACCTCCGCCGCCTCGGTACCTGCGGCGCTGGATGAAGCCGTGCGTGATGGACGTATCCAGCGCGGCCAGTTGGTGCTGCTTGAAGCTTTCGGCGGCGGCTTTACCTGGGGCTCGGCGCTGGTTCGTTTCTGA
- the fabG gene encoding 3-oxoacyl-ACP reductase FabG → MSFEGKVVLVTGASRGIGRAVAESFVARGAKVIGTATSDKGAEAISGYLGASGKGFKLNVVDAQSIDSVLESIRAEFGEIDILVNNAGITRDNLLMRMKDDEWQDILDTNLTSVFRLSKAVMRAMMKKRFGRIITIGSVVGTMGNAGQANYAAAKAGLIGFSKSLAREVASRGITVNVVAPGFIETDMTRALTEEQRAGILASVPANRLGDAKEIASAVAFLASDEAGYITGETLHVNGGMYMV, encoded by the coding sequence ATGAGCTTCGAAGGAAAAGTTGTTCTGGTCACCGGCGCCAGCCGCGGTATTGGCCGTGCTGTTGCGGAATCGTTTGTTGCGCGCGGCGCCAAGGTGATCGGCACGGCGACCAGTGACAAAGGCGCTGAAGCCATCAGCGGCTATCTGGGCGCGAGCGGTAAAGGGTTCAAATTGAACGTGGTTGATGCACAATCTATCGACAGCGTTTTAGAATCTATTCGCGCAGAATTTGGCGAAATCGACATTTTAGTGAATAATGCCGGTATTACGCGTGATAATCTGCTGATGCGTATGAAGGACGATGAGTGGCAGGATATCCTGGACACTAATCTGACTTCCGTATTCCGTCTGTCAAAAGCGGTAATGCGAGCTATGATGAAAAAGCGTTTTGGCCGTATCATCACCATCGGTTCCGTGGTTGGCACCATGGGGAACGCAGGGCAGGCAAACTATGCGGCGGCTAAAGCCGGCCTGATCGGCTTTAGCAAGTCCTTGGCACGTGAAGTTGCTTCTCGTGGCATTACGGTCAACGTCGTGGCGCCCGGTTTTATTGAAACGGACATGACACGGGCGTTGACAGAAGAACAGCGTGCAGGCATTTTGGCATCTGTACCGGCTAATCGTCTGGGGGATGCTAAAGAAATCGCCAGCGCTGTTGCATTTTTAGCCTCTGATGAGGCTGGCTATATCACCGGTGAGACCTTACATGTCAATGGCGGCATGTACATGGTCTAA
- the rpmF gene encoding 50S ribosomal protein L32 produces the protein MAVQQNKPTRSKRGMRRSHDALTTTTLSVDKASGETHRRHHITADGFYRGRKVIG, from the coding sequence ATGGCCGTACAACAGAACAAACCAACCCGTTCCAAGCGTGGCATGCGTCGTTCACACGATGCGCTGACTACGACTACCCTGTCTGTAGACAAAGCATCTGGTGAAACCCACCGTCGTCACCACATCACTGCCGACGGTTTCTACCGCGGTCGCAAGGTTATCGGCTAA
- the pabC gene encoding aminodeoxychorismate lyase, which yields MYWINGAQSDALAAGDRGIQFGDGCFTTARVVDGRVALLPWHLERLQQAAQRLLLPPLDWAALEQEMRQAAESIPLGVVKTIVTRGVGGRGYSPAGCEQPTRIVSCGAYPQHYLQWREQGVSLALSPVPLARNPLLAGIKHLNRLEQVLIRAHLEQTDADEALVLDTAGLLVECCAANLFWRKGKAVYTPDLSQSGVAGLMRRRVIELLTDSEYTLHYVAEPPETLAAAEEVLISNALMPLLPVNTAHLWRYDSRQLYEFLRHQI from the coding sequence ATGTACTGGATTAATGGAGCGCAGAGTGACGCGCTGGCGGCTGGCGACCGCGGTATACAGTTCGGCGACGGCTGTTTTACCACCGCACGCGTGGTTGATGGCCGGGTAGCGCTGTTGCCCTGGCATCTTGAACGCCTGCAGCAGGCGGCACAGCGCCTGCTGCTGCCGCCGCTGGACTGGGCGGCGCTGGAGCAGGAAATGCGTCAGGCGGCAGAATCAATCCCGCTTGGCGTGGTCAAAACTATCGTGACGCGAGGCGTCGGCGGGCGCGGCTATAGTCCCGCCGGCTGTGAGCAGCCAACCCGTATCGTGTCATGCGGTGCGTATCCGCAGCACTATCTGCAGTGGCGCGAGCAGGGCGTCAGTCTGGCGTTAAGCCCGGTGCCGCTGGCGCGTAACCCGCTGCTGGCGGGCATTAAACATCTTAACCGGCTGGAACAGGTGTTGATCCGTGCGCATCTTGAGCAGACTGACGCCGACGAGGCGCTGGTGCTTGACACCGCAGGGCTGCTGGTGGAATGCTGTGCGGCTAATTTATTCTGGCGTAAGGGGAAAGCAGTATATACCCCCGATTTGAGTCAGTCGGGCGTGGCGGGTTTAATGCGTCGCCGGGTGATTGAGTTACTGACGGACAGCGAATATACGCTGCATTACGTCGCCGAGCCGCCGGAAACGCTGGCGGCGGCAGAAGAGGTGTTGATCAGTAACGCGCTGATGCCGTTATTGCCGGTCAATACCGCCCATTTGTGGCGCTATGATTCGCGCCAGCTTTATGAGTTTTTACGACACCAAATTTAA
- the fabF gene encoding beta-ketoacyl-ACP synthase II: MSKRRVVVTGLGMLSPVGNTVESTWNALLAGQSGISLIDHFDTTAYATKFAGLVKNFNSEDFISRKDARKMDLFIQYGIAAGMQAMQDAGLDITEANAGRIGAAIGSGIGGLGLIEENHSSLVNGGPRKISPFFVPSTIVNMIAGHLTIMYGMCGPSISIATACTSGVHNIGHAARIIAYNDADVMLAGGAEKASTPLGVGGFGAARALSTRNDEPQAASRPWDKDRDGFVLGDGAGMMVLEEYEHAKKRGAKIYAEVVGFGMSSDAYHMTSPPENGAGAALAMANALSDAGLNAGQIDYINAHGTSTPAGDKAEAEAVKSIFGADAARVMVSSTKSMTGHLLGAAGAIESIFTVLALRDQSVPPTINLDNPDEGCDLDFVPNEARQTKDMEYTLCNSFGFGGTNGSLIFRRV, translated from the coding sequence GTGTCTAAGCGTCGAGTAGTTGTGACCGGACTGGGCATGTTGTCTCCTGTCGGCAACACGGTCGAGTCCACATGGAACGCACTTCTTGCCGGTCAGAGTGGCATCAGCCTGATTGACCATTTCGATACTACTGCCTATGCAACCAAGTTTGCCGGCTTAGTAAAGAATTTTAATTCCGAAGATTTCATCTCCCGCAAAGATGCGCGCAAGATGGATCTGTTTATCCAGTACGGTATTGCTGCCGGCATGCAGGCCATGCAGGACGCCGGGTTGGACATCACCGAGGCTAATGCTGGCCGTATTGGCGCCGCGATTGGCTCCGGCATTGGCGGCCTGGGTTTGATTGAAGAAAACCACAGTTCGCTGGTTAACGGCGGTCCGCGCAAGATCAGCCCGTTCTTCGTGCCGTCGACCATCGTTAATATGATTGCCGGCCACCTGACCATCATGTATGGCATGTGCGGCCCGAGCATTTCAATTGCCACCGCCTGTACTTCCGGCGTGCACAATATCGGCCATGCGGCGCGTATCATTGCCTACAATGATGCCGACGTGATGCTGGCCGGCGGGGCGGAAAAAGCCAGTACGCCATTAGGCGTAGGCGGTTTCGGCGCCGCACGCGCGCTCTCCACTCGCAATGACGAACCGCAGGCCGCCAGCCGCCCTTGGGATAAAGACCGTGACGGTTTTGTTCTGGGCGACGGTGCCGGCATGATGGTGCTCGAAGAGTACGAACATGCGAAAAAACGCGGTGCTAAAATTTATGCGGAAGTGGTCGGCTTTGGTATGAGCAGCGATGCCTACCACATGACGTCACCACCGGAAAACGGCGCGGGCGCTGCATTGGCGATGGCGAATGCCCTGAGCGATGCCGGCCTGAATGCCGGACAGATCGATTATATCAATGCTCACGGTACCTCTACCCCGGCAGGCGATAAGGCCGAGGCAGAGGCGGTGAAATCGATATTTGGCGCCGATGCTGCACGCGTGATGGTAAGCTCGACAAAATCCATGACCGGCCACCTGTTAGGGGCGGCGGGGGCGATTGAGTCGATCTTTACCGTGCTGGCGCTGCGCGATCAGTCCGTGCCGCCAACCATCAATCTGGATAACCCGGATGAAGGTTGCGATCTGGACTTCGTGCCGAATGAAGCGCGTCAGACCAAAGATATGGAGTACACACTGTGTAACTCCTTCGGTTTTGGCGGCACCAACGGCTCGTTGATTTTCCGTCGCGTGTAA
- the yceD gene encoding 23S rRNA accumulation protein YceD gives MQKVKLPLTIDAVRTAQKRLDYVGVYAPELVTRVAESVVSVDSDVVAELSFDIDNQRLAVITGQADVTVTLSCQRCGEPFQHHVHTTYCFSPVVNDEQAEALPEAYEPIEVDEFGEVDLLAMIEDEIILSLPVVPVHESEHCEVSEADMVFGKLPAEAEKPNPFAVLASLKRK, from the coding sequence ATGCAAAAGGTAAAATTACCCTTGACCATTGATGCGGTACGTACCGCTCAGAAACGCCTGGACTATGTTGGTGTCTATGCGCCTGAGCTGGTTACCCGTGTTGCCGAGTCCGTGGTCAGTGTGGACAGCGATGTTGTCGCTGAATTGTCGTTTGATATCGACAACCAGCGTTTGGCGGTTATCACCGGTCAGGCAGATGTCACGGTCACGTTATCGTGTCAGCGCTGCGGCGAGCCGTTCCAGCATCATGTACACACAACATATTGTTTTAGCCCGGTCGTCAATGATGAGCAGGCTGAGGCATTACCGGAAGCGTACGAACCGATCGAAGTTGACGAGTTTGGCGAAGTCGATCTGTTGGCAATGATTGAAGACGAAATTATTCTTTCACTGCCTGTCGTTCCGGTACATGAATCTGAACACTGTGAAGTGTCCGAAGCGGACATGGTATTTGGCAAACTGCCTGCAGAGGCGGAGAAACCGAATCCGTTTGCCGTATTAGCCAGTTTAAAGCGTAAGTAA